The Burkholderia lata genome contains a region encoding:
- the gltX gene encoding glutamate--tRNA ligase, which produces MTRPVRTRFAPSPTGFIHLGNIRSALYPWAFARKMKGTFVLRIEDTDVERSSQEAVDAILDGMQWLGLDFDEGPIYQMQRMDRYREVIAQMLEKGLAYPCYMSAEELDALRERQREAGLKPRYDGTWRPEPGKVLPEPPAGVKPVLRFRNPLTGTVVWDDAVKGRVEISNEELDDLVIARPDGTPIYNFCVVVDDMDMGITHVIRGDDHVNNTPRQINILNALGGEPPVYAHLPTVLNEQGEKMSKRHGAMSVMAYRDAGFLPEAVVNYLARLGWSHGDAEIFSREQFVEWFDLEHLGKSPAQYDHSKLSWLNAHYIKEADNARLAELAKPFLAALGIDDAAIATGPALEAVVGLMKDRATTVKEIAEGATMFYRVPAPEADALAQHVTDVVRPALADLVAALKAADWTKEAVSAALKATLGTHKLKMPQLAMPVRLLVAGTTHTPSIDAVLVLFGRDVVVSRIEAALA; this is translated from the coding sequence ATGACCCGTCCTGTCCGTACCCGCTTCGCGCCGAGCCCCACCGGCTTCATCCACCTCGGCAACATCCGCTCCGCACTCTATCCGTGGGCGTTCGCCCGCAAGATGAAGGGCACGTTCGTGCTGCGCATCGAGGATACCGACGTCGAGCGCTCGTCGCAGGAAGCAGTCGACGCGATCCTCGATGGGATGCAGTGGCTCGGCCTGGATTTCGACGAAGGCCCGATCTATCAGATGCAGCGGATGGACCGCTATCGCGAGGTGATCGCGCAGATGCTCGAAAAGGGCCTCGCGTACCCGTGCTACATGTCGGCCGAGGAACTCGACGCGCTGCGCGAACGCCAGCGCGAGGCCGGCCTGAAGCCGCGCTATGACGGCACGTGGCGTCCGGAGCCCGGCAAGGTGCTGCCGGAGCCGCCGGCCGGCGTGAAGCCGGTGCTGCGCTTCCGCAATCCGCTGACCGGCACGGTCGTGTGGGACGACGCCGTGAAGGGGCGTGTCGAGATCTCGAATGAAGAGCTCGACGACCTCGTGATCGCGCGCCCGGACGGCACGCCGATCTACAACTTCTGCGTGGTGGTGGACGACATGGACATGGGCATAACGCACGTGATCCGTGGCGATGACCACGTGAACAACACGCCGCGCCAGATCAACATCCTGAATGCGCTCGGCGGCGAGCCGCCCGTCTACGCGCACCTGCCGACCGTGCTGAACGAGCAGGGCGAGAAGATGAGCAAGCGCCATGGCGCGATGAGCGTGATGGCGTACCGCGACGCGGGCTTCCTGCCTGAAGCCGTCGTCAACTATCTCGCGCGCCTCGGCTGGTCGCACGGCGACGCCGAGATCTTCTCGCGCGAGCAGTTCGTCGAATGGTTCGATCTCGAGCATCTCGGCAAGTCGCCCGCGCAGTACGACCACAGCAAGCTGAGCTGGCTGAACGCGCATTACATCAAGGAAGCGGACAACGCGCGCCTCGCCGAGCTGGCGAAGCCGTTCCTCGCCGCCCTCGGCATCGACGATGCGGCGATCGCGACGGGCCCTGCGCTCGAAGCGGTGGTCGGGCTGATGAAGGATCGCGCGACGACGGTCAAGGAGATCGCGGAAGGCGCCACGATGTTCTATCGTGTGCCGGCACCGGAAGCCGATGCGCTTGCACAGCACGTGACCGATGTGGTGCGTCCGGCGCTGGCCGATCTCGTCGCTGCGCTGAAGGCGGCCGACTGGACCAAGGAGGCCGTGTCCGCCGCGCTGAAGGCGACGCTCGGCACGCACAAGCTGAAGATGCCGCAACTCGCGATGCCGGTGCGCCTGCTGGTGGCCGGTACGACGCACACGCCGTCGATCGATGCGGTGCTCGTGCTGTTCGGTCGCGATGTCGTGGTGTCGCGCATCGAGGCCGCGCTGGCCTGA